The Pristiophorus japonicus isolate sPriJap1 unplaced genomic scaffold, sPriJap1.hap1 HAP1_SCAFFOLD_426, whole genome shotgun sequence genome contains the following window.
attcgaaaaccaaggccatcaaaattgCACCCAGAACTCAGTATGTGATgaagctgtgttcattccttgggctacccaACTACTTCAATAATGTTttacccggattaagcaccttactagagccactgcacatgctgctcagacaactgggtctggggtgtatctcaagatagaacttttgagaaagctaagaatctgctctgttcaaacaaactgcttgttcactgtgatctgtgtaagcgtcttgtattggcctgtggtacttcatcatatggggttggctgtgtactcattccaacaaacaaatgagtcgggtaagctacaacctgttgcgtgtgTTTCGAGCAGTTTGTCAAaaacggaaagagcttacagcatggtagaaaaagaagctttggcctgtgtatatggggtcaaaacgatgcatcagtacctgcttggtcttcattttgaaattgaaatggatcacaagccactcatttcattgtttacggaaaacaaaagtatcaataccaatgcatcgtcccatattcagacgttgtctgcctatgattatgtcattcgccacagactggacactgagaattgtgccgatgcactgagtcatctgcctttgcccacaccagatatggagatgcctcaacctgcagatctactgctaagaatggatgcttttgagaaagaaggtacccctgtcactgctcaacaagttaggatctggaccagccatgaccttattttatcggttgtgaaacggtgtgtcctcagtggtgattggtctgcaataactATGGAGTTGTGTGATGAGATCAaagcttacaaccgtcgcaaagatgaactgtccattcagtcagattgtctactgtggggcaatcgtgttgttatgcctaagaaaggcagagaaaaatttgtagatGAACTAAGtagcactcatccaggcattgtcatgatgaaaaccattgctagggctcatttttggtggcctggaattgactctgatctggaatcatgtgtgcatcattgcaatgcctgcatgcagctaagtaaagtaccagcagaatttccgctgagtctttggtcgtggccatctaaaccatggtcgaggatacacatcaattttgcaggccctttcctaggaaatatgttttttgttgtggtgaatgcacattcaaagtgggtagagtgtattattatgtcatccagtatgtctgcagctactattgagagccttcgtgtcatgtttgctactcatggtttgcctgacattgttgtgagcgataacagatcatgcttcacaagtctggagtttcaggagttcaggaaactcaatggtatcagacatatAAGGTCTGCtctattcaaacctgcttctaatggtcaagcagagctagcagttcaaacgatcaagcaaagcatgaaacacgTGACCCAGGGTTCATTGCAGACTCATTTGtcacgtatattgcttagttacaggacaagtcaCCACACACTTACcgaggtctcccctgctgaactactgatgaagtgaAGTCTCAAGaacaagctttctcttgtccatcctgatttgaatgatcatgttgaaaacagacatcaaaatcagcaatgatatcatgatcatgctgcaatGTCATGTGACATCttggtcaacgatccagtttatgtgctgaattatgggcaaggtccaaagtggatcgctggtactgttacggccaaggagggtaacagagtgtttattgtcgtgatcAACAATGGGCATATATGcaagaaacatgttgatcagataaaactgcggcacacaatGAATTGAAACCATTTGCGGAAAATGCAGTCAGTGACCAGCCAGCCAATGTTCCTTGATCAGAATACTCTGCTGTCactactgaatctggactttcagtctctgacatggtcatcaccactcccatcagacctccagtcataactgactcagaacgctcgcccagaactgagacgatcaactcaggagcagaaagccccagaccatcttaatttgtaaagatcttgaagggggatgttgttatgtattgatgcttggggtcactagacaccagggggcgacactgtcggaggtcatcgaggTGTACGCGCATGTGcgcaggccctggtatataagagtgagtaccatgtcatgtgcacactttaggcacgaataaagttgaaccaggtttacacctgagtgagtttacagcaacaggtctttcgagttattatatacataataGTCCTGCTGTTTAATCAACTCCAATTAAAATTTGGACTCTGCCGGAAACTGGAGTTATCGACCCGTGCTCCTCACCACTTCCCCTCTCCtcacttcctcccccctcccccctcatcactctcccctccatcagttttccctccttcactctcccctctccatcactctcccctctccatcactctccccttcatcactcccctccatcaatcccccctccatcactctcccctccatctctctccagcTCCATCAATTTTCCCTCTATCActctcttctccatcactctccccgccatcactctcccctccccttccccatcccgTCACCTCCACATCCTTGTCCCTCACAGCATTCctcttcacctcccctcccctcatcctccctctccctctccatccaaCTCTTCTTCCCCTCATCCTCTCATATTTCTCCCTCCCCCTGTATCTGCAATTGCATCCTGATCTACATTTCACCTTCAGGCTCCCTGCTTTGCAAAGTGCTTCTGGGTAGAAATCTATGTATGCTGAATTTTATTTTCCTTTTTTACCCTCCGATATCCTGATTAATTCTTGATCGCGGTAATGTACCACATGACAAATTGTtgcacaagataaaggctcatgggtttgggggtaatatgttagcatggatagagtatagaggaaggacagaaaacaaagagttgggatcaATGGCTCATGTTCAGTTTGGCAGGCTGTAGGAAGTGTGTTTGGACCTCAACTAATTTACAATATGTATCAATTACATAGATGAAGGCacggagtgtaatgtatccaggtttgctgacgatacacagctaggtgggacagtaactcTGAGGTGGATACAGAGCCTGCAAATGCATATATTCAGGGTAAGCGAGTGGACATTAAGTGGCAgacagagtataatgtggggaacagtgaggttattcacattggtaggaagaatagaaaaactgaatatgttttaaatggtgagaaattattcaAAACCGCTGTTCATAGAGATTAGGGTTTTAAATGGTTTATTGATCTGTTTGGAATGGATTGAACTGTCTGGTTGCATTATCCGTTCAGTGAACAATCTGATGCGTTATTCCAATTCCCTCAGTTTCTAATTTTCATATTTTAATGAGCTTTTTACCTGTATTGATTATTTAAACTAGCGGCGCAGGCTTGACTTTAAACAAGTTAATATTGTGGCAGGTGGGGAAGGGGCTTTTCTCACTTGGTATTTTGTTAAACTCAGACTTTTTGGAGAGTCTGGTTGTAACTTTCTGATTGTCCAATTTTTTACAGTTAActtggtgacgattgtgatcctgtcccgaggaAAGTGCGGCCTCTCCAAATGTATCGCTCGCTACCTGCTGGGAATGGCAGCGGCCGATCTGTCACTGGTTATCATTGATGTGATACTGAAGCGAATGAATAGTATTTATTTCCCAATGAATTTCTTGTACATCACTCCGATATGTTCCCTCATTCTTGTCCTGTACATCGCAGCACGGGACTGCTCGGTTTGGTTCACAGTCGCTTTCACCTTCGATCGCTTTGTAACAATTTGTTGTCACAGGTTCACAgcgaaatattgcaccgagaggacAGCCGCTGTGGTTTTATCAGCCGTGTGGGCAGTGGCTTGTCTAAGGAGCCTTCCCTTTTACTTTTCATACCAGCCCTCCTTTATAACTGATGGTGTCGCGTGGTTCTGTGTCACAACTGATGACTATTACACTTCGACTTTTTGGAAGGCTTACGAGTATATCGATAGTATTATAACCCCTTTATTTCCCATCTTCCTCATTCTGTCCTTCAATGCTCTAACCATCAGGCATATTATAGCGGCAAATAGAGTCCGCAAGAGGATCCGGAACACTGAGAATCAGagagacccagagatggagaacagGAGGAAGTCCATGGTTTTGTTGTTTGCCCTCTCTGGCAATTTCATTCTCTTCTGGATGACGTATGTTGTACATTCCTTAATATGGGAATTGCAGAATTACGAATATACAGACAGACACTACAGTAATCCTGTCTACATCGCCCAACAAATGGGAttcatgcttcagctcctgagctgCTCCACAAACACGTGTATCTATGGCCTGAGTCTGACTAAGTTCAGAGAGGAGCTGAAGACAGGGCTGAAATATTTGGTTACACTCAATGGGAAATTATGTAACTTACCACCAGTTTTAAAACATTAAACTGGACGGAATTCGTTGACTGACAATTCCAGTTTATTTCCTATTCCACAAGTCTCTGTAGGCAGGCTGTCCTAGAATTGGGTCGTTCTTACTTACACGTTAATATGTAATCCTTGAAATAATAGGATTCAAAGTATTTATTGTTGATGTTCATAGGAACAAAGCATGTCATTATTATAGGCAATAATTAAGCATTCACATCACAGCAGCTCTTATGACAAAACCCTGCGAGTTCACCAGGGAATCCAAAACATGTTGCGGTTCCCAGATTGATTCGAATTCCAAACAATTTGGTCCAGCGCCCATTCTTTAGTTTGTTGTCTTCACCCTGGTATGTGGCAATTGACATGTTTCTACATGATGTAAGTCACGTTTATCATTCACTGACTTGCCGGTCCTGTCCCTGCAGCAAAGATCCGCGCCCGCTCCCTAACCTGACTCACACTCACTAATTTCACAGATCCAGGATATTTCTCAAGCAGCTGCTTCTTTAAGGCAGCAAGGACCAAAGCTAAAGATTATGTCGGTTCTGAGTCTGTGCAGTAACTCTACTTTAAATGTACTCACTCGCACCTGAAAAGGATGATGTATACACATGTTCCCAAATCAGAACGTGTTATCCACTATAGCTCTCTTGCTCGAATGTTTTCTAATTAGATTCACTCTCCAAACTGACCGTTGCCCTCGACTGCATTCTTCAGTAATAAAATAGTGTTTGCCTTATGATTACAGGAAACCTGTGTATAATCTGATCAGATCCTGTGTTAAGTTGGTTAGtcggcagtcctgccacatccagtcgtgaatggtggtggaccattaaataactaacaggaggaggagcctccatgaatatccccatcctcaatgatggcggagcctagcacgggttggggtggagtgtagactgtTGCGGTGcaggggatgtcgcagttgtgtgggacggactagttgggccggacgctctttacctttctgccattgttcattgttcataggtttatatgtaaccttcagggctgctgaccgagggacgtgcgactctttgtcggccggcacagataaaatgggccgaaatggcctctttctgcactaTAGATTCCTATGTTTCTTTCtgtgctaccctggccaatttgctttgtccaattagtatgaaggttaaaatcgcctatgCTTATTGCCATGCattttttacaaacctccattatttcttgatttatgctccgtcCAACAATATAGCTACTGtccggggacctataaactacgcccatcaatgacttttcccccttattattccttatctccaaccatactgattcaacatcttgatcttctgagccaatatcgtttctcactaatgcactgatatcatccattattaacagagcgaccccacctcattttcctttctgtctgtccctttgaattgtcaaatacccctgaataattagttcccagtcctggtcaccttgcaaccacgtctctataatggctatcaaatcgtatctatttgtgccatcagctcatctattttgtcacgaatgctgcgtgcattcagataaagagcttttaaatttgtttttttgccattttttcctgctttgaccccactttctgattcacctctatgtttatacattctgttcctttctgttatgctctggttttcatttccctcagTGCTCCCCTGCACTAttgtcttctccttattctttgagttTTTAAATTTGCGCTCACCTGAacgcccccccactaattagtttaaagccctctctgcagcccttgttattcaattcaccagggcCCTCGTCCCAGCACTGTCCAAGTGGAGTCCGtgacaatggaacagctccctcttactccaCTACTGGCGCCAAtttcccacaaaccaaaacccattttttCCGCTTCATCTTACTCCCTATCTctgtcgtcatccagggagctcgggCTGtggtttcccccttgtgggaatgtaccttgagtGTACCcaaaccacagaatcatagaatcatagacacttacagcacggaaggaggccatttctgcttcCGCATTCAGCTGCTTTATTCTACTGTTTCTACACTGAAAGCAAAATGCAGAAAAtaatcagcaagtcaggcagcattggtagagagtgaaacagaggtaacgtttcagaAACGTTGTCAGAACTGAACAATATTACAGATGAAATAGTTTTGAAGCAATTGCAGTGGCGGGGATaggggcaggggaggaaagaagaaagggaaggtgtgtgatcgGGTTGAAGCAGGAGGGATGGAAcgagaaaagggatgatggtgcgaggcaaaaggggtggtaatgggacaagcaaaGGAACAAATGATGGGTCAGGAGGAGCTGGTAATGGGAACAGCACAATCAGTGCCAGCGCCTGCCGTCCGAAAAGCCAAGTGATTTCTGCTCAAAGATCTTTGTGTCCTTCTGCGCGTGCGAGCGTTGGACCCCGGcccttttcgcgcatgcgcagtacgatATATGAGGCAGTCGAAAGCGAGGCGGAAGCAGGTTACCGAGCCTGAAGTTGCTGCTCGAGCCTGAGCCTGCGAGTAGGGCTTTTGGGTTATCTTTCTAAAATCAATGACTGCACTAAAGGAGCCCCCGGGACATCTGCCGAGAATATCGCTGCGATTTACTGCACCATTGGTGGACAAAATAGGCCATATCCTGCCagccaagtcattctatccggcccactggatgtggcagaaatagaacgcgagccggagcttGAGCTGCACATTGGTTTATCCACTTTCAtctctcatgggtcagagacagacccgaacttcAGCCAATGTAAAACCgttgtaatacttcattcaaatacaTAATTCACAAAAGCGATTCTTTCTGGCCCGATTTTGAAAGGATCGTTCCtcgattctgggccccaatggtgtAGTCCGTACCCAGAATGCAATGTGGACTAGAATATGCCCTATTCATGTTAGagtgagtcatggctgctcatctccacaaatatTTCACCAAATGAAGTGACTCGCGCTGCATCTGTCGTCTCCCGGTACCCAGAGTatgacagcaggggagttctcacctggcgccaattgggacggcattagtaatctttgcagagggacataagaacataaggaatagaagcaggagtccctcgagccggctccgccatttaataagatcatggctgatctgatcatggactcagctccacttccccgcccgctccccataaaccttcgctcccttatcgctccaaaatctatctccaccttaaatatattcaatgacccagcctccacagctctctggggcagagaattccacagatttataacactctgagagaagaaatttctcctcatctcagttttaaatgggcggccccttattttaagattatgccctctagttctagtctcccccatcagtggaaacatcctctctgcatccaccttgtcaagccccctcataatcttatatatttcgttaagatcacctctcattcttctgaattccaatgagtagaggcccaacctttccttataagtcaaccccctcatctccggaatcaatctagtgaaccttctctgaactgcgtccaaagcaagtatatcctttcgtaaatatggaaaccaaaactgcacgcagtattccaggtgtggcctcaccaatactctgtctaactgtaacaagacttccctgcttttatactccatccccgttgcaataatggccaagattccattggctttcctgatcacttgctgtacctgcatactaactgttatgtacataaacctgtaattatcatgtctaaccaccatagggcttatcccctggagtcccaaaggatcccataatcccttgggagcacctgtatataaggaggcctcacagtctggagaggccaccctgagatctgtaataaaggactacggtcacacccacTTTGAGCTTGCGGTATCCAGTctaactctttatccaagacataacaactggcaataagATACAGATAAGGAACCCCAATGCAACATTGCAgagaactgtggacatcctggagaaattttaggagggagattattgcgaaaccttcgtggagcgacttgaccaatacttcgtggccattgAGCTGgagggagaagtgaacgctgccaaacgaagggcgatcctcctcaccgtttgtggggcatcaacgtatgacctcatgaaaaacctgctcgctccagcaaaacccacagtcaagtcagcgtcgcaaataggacatctgcctttggtagcgggtattgattctgcagcgagaaacgattgatagttactttgtaatcaccacagattctgatggtgccatcttccttgaggactggaacaatcggattggcccatatATTGGCACGGGACCGacatcagcaagctttccatgttcctctggaatatcgccgcggccaatggaatcccaaacgggcatctgttgtaaacgaaaagacctttgtgaatgttgatgcaggtgaggcctttcaaggattcctccagctcctgtgtcatataggctgaggtcaagttcagcttcgtgaatgtttatcctcctgccagcgtcgcaaataacacgtctgcctttggtagcgggtattgatcctgcagcgagaaacgattgatagttactttgtaatcaccacagattctgatggtgccatctcccttgaggactggaacaatcggattggcccacacattgaattcgattggtgaaatggtgcccgctcgttgcagcctgtccagctcaatctccaacctatctctcatcatgtacggtaccgctctcaccttgtgatggatgggtcgtgctcccagaatcaaatagatctgcacttttgctccttggaacttcctgatgcctggttcgaacagcgaggggaacttgcttaggcccTGGGCACATGACGGACGAAAGCACCCGGACACTGTCCTagctccagtgtatctttcccagccagctcctgccaaacagcatgggtCCTTCgcccggcaccacccagagtggtaactcatgcactgctccatcgtaggagacctttacggtagcactgccaattacgggaatcagttcctttgtatatgttctaagtttggtacgaatgggagtcaggacaggCCTTGAAGTCTAGTTGCACCACAACTtaccgaaagtctttttgctcattatggactggctttgctcattatggacaccgggagtcaatttaatttaaccttcagcattatcgggggacactt
Protein-coding sequences here:
- the LOC139251248 gene encoding probable G-protein coupled receptor 139, with the protein product MSYAVIFQIERIYYPLLAAVGITVNLVTIVILSRGKCGLSKCIARYLLGMAAADLSLVIIDVILKRMNSIYFPMNFLYITPICSLILVLYIAARDCSVWFTVAFTFDRFVTICCHRFTAKYCTERTAAVVLSAVWAVACLRSLPFYFSYQPSFITDGVAWFCVTTDDYYTSTFWKAYEYIDSIITPLFPIFLILSFNALTIRHIIAANRVRKRIRNTENQRDPEMENRRKSMVLLFALSGNFILFWMTYVVHSLIWELQNYEYTDRHYSNPVYIAQQMGFMLQLLSCSTNTCIYGLSLTKFREELKTGLKYLVTLNGKLYDVLKKYPKEFCKPGSPIQGFKMSVRIQKDVRPVFFKPCPVPYALKEKVEQELKGLETEYIISEIDQFNWATPIVVVPKTDGKRFCDLFKPGTRDPRSQAARNPRSQGPREPGTQGAREPGSQGPREPGSHRAREPGSQGARN